Proteins encoded together in one Lachnospiraceae bacterium JLR.KK008 window:
- the brxL gene encoding protease Lon-related BREX system protein BrxL, translating into MERIGEGIEDTREIIKGKLRQYFDGKIVRKDLTKKIKEGANVPVYVLEFLLGQYCSSDDEEVIEKGVKNVKKILADNFVRPDEAQKILSTLRAKGNYTIIDKVTVSLNIRKDQHEAEFSNLGLSGIPIEDSYPEKYDRLLCGGIWCIIQLEYVSESKLEGDMLSGIVDIDGNPVQSRKKKSKETVSPIKIVKLTPIQMPHVDIEELKDARRQFSKDEWMDIMLRSIGMEPDTLTCREKWLLLIRMIPLVENNFNLCELGPRSTGKSHLFKEISPNSILVSGGQTTVANLFYNMGRKTVGLVGLWDCVAFDEVAGIHFKDKDGIQIMKDYMASGSFARGKEEKAASASMVFVGNINQSVDVLLKTSSLFDPFPPEMGTDTAFLDRMHCYVPGWEIPKFRPEHFTDEYGFITDYLAEFIRELRKEQYGDALDQYFRLGKNLNQRDTIAVRKMVGGLVKLIYPDGVYTKQELEEILQLALEMRRRVKEQLKKLGGMEFYDVNFSYIDLEDLSEHYVSVPEQGGGNLIPEGLCNPGQVYTVSRGKSGMIGVFRLESQMLPGSGKFERTGLGSDRDAKEASNTAFSYLKANGNRISGSISTTAKDYVINYQDLQGIGMTGKLALPTLIALCSIALNKPVLSSTAIMGEISISGTMIKVDELANALQVCLDSGAKKVLIPSTSFADFATVPADLMSAFQLIPYASAEDAVFKALGVE; encoded by the coding sequence ATGGAGCGGATTGGGGAAGGAATAGAAGATACCCGTGAAATAATAAAGGGTAAGCTCCGTCAATATTTTGATGGTAAAATTGTGCGAAAAGACCTGACAAAGAAAATCAAGGAGGGTGCTAATGTTCCCGTTTATGTCCTTGAATTTCTATTGGGGCAATACTGCAGCTCGGATGATGAAGAAGTAATTGAGAAAGGCGTAAAAAATGTCAAAAAAATTCTGGCAGATAATTTTGTACGTCCCGACGAGGCGCAGAAGATTTTGTCTACATTGAGGGCAAAAGGGAACTATACAATTATTGATAAAGTCACGGTTTCCCTGAACATACGCAAAGACCAGCATGAAGCTGAATTTTCAAATCTTGGATTGAGTGGCATTCCGATAGAAGATTCGTATCCGGAGAAATATGATCGCCTGTTATGCGGAGGCATTTGGTGCATTATTCAGCTTGAATATGTATCAGAGAGTAAATTGGAAGGAGATATGCTTTCCGGGATTGTGGATATTGATGGAAATCCTGTGCAGTCCAGAAAGAAAAAATCAAAAGAAACAGTTTCACCGATTAAAATCGTTAAACTCACACCGATACAGATGCCTCATGTGGATATTGAGGAGTTGAAAGATGCGCGCAGACAATTTTCAAAGGATGAATGGATGGATATTATGCTGCGGTCAATCGGTATGGAACCTGATACGTTGACTTGTCGGGAAAAGTGGTTACTTCTGATACGCATGATTCCTTTGGTGGAAAATAATTTTAATTTGTGTGAACTTGGACCTAGAAGTACAGGTAAATCGCATTTGTTCAAGGAGATTTCCCCGAACAGTATATTAGTATCCGGCGGTCAGACTACAGTGGCAAATCTGTTTTATAATATGGGGCGTAAAACGGTAGGGCTTGTTGGTTTGTGGGACTGCGTAGCATTTGATGAAGTGGCGGGTATCCATTTTAAGGATAAGGATGGCATACAGATTATGAAAGATTATATGGCATCCGGTTCCTTTGCGCGTGGCAAGGAGGAAAAGGCAGCGTCCGCATCTATGGTCTTTGTAGGAAACATTAATCAAAGTGTAGATGTGCTATTAAAGACTTCCAGCTTATTTGATCCGTTTCCGCCGGAAATGGGAACTGATACAGCATTTTTAGACCGAATGCATTGCTATGTGCCGGGGTGGGAAATTCCTAAGTTCAGACCGGAACACTTTACAGATGAGTATGGTTTTATAACAGATTACTTGGCTGAGTTTATAAGAGAATTACGCAAGGAACAGTATGGAGACGCCCTTGACCAGTATTTCAGGCTTGGAAAGAATTTAAATCAAAGAGATACCATAGCGGTTCGGAAAATGGTGGGCGGTCTGGTGAAGCTGATATATCCGGATGGCGTTTATACAAAGCAGGAGTTAGAAGAAATATTGCAGCTTGCTTTGGAAATGCGGCGCAGGGTAAAAGAACAACTGAAAAAGCTGGGTGGCATGGAGTTTTACGATGTGAATTTCTCCTACATAGATTTAGAGGATTTGTCAGAACATTATGTTTCTGTACCTGAACAGGGTGGTGGAAATCTGATTCCTGAGGGATTGTGTAATCCGGGACAAGTATATACAGTATCCCGTGGCAAATCCGGAATGATAGGAGTATTTCGATTGGAAAGCCAAATGTTACCGGGTTCAGGGAAGTTTGAAAGGACAGGTCTAGGTTCTGATCGGGATGCGAAAGAGGCGTCAAATACTGCTTTTAGCTATCTGAAAGCGAATGGCAATAGAATTAGTGGTTCTATCAGCACGACAGCGAAGGATTATGTTATCAATTATCAGGATTTGCAGGGAATTGGAATGACAGGGAAGCTGGCGCTTCCGACTTTGATTGCATTGTGTTCGATTGCTCTGAATAAGCCGGTACTTAGTTCAACAGCCATTATGGGAGAAATCAGTATCAGCGGAACAATGATAAAAGTGGATGAACTGGCAAATGCGCTTCAGGTTTGCTTGGATAGTGGCGCGAAAAAAGTATTGATTCCCTCTACTTCTTTTGCAGATTTTGCGACAGTTCCGGCAGATTTGATGAGTGCATTTCAGCTGATACCGTATGCGAGTGCGGAGGATGCAGTGTTTAAGGCTTTGGGGGTGGAATGA
- a CDS encoding TetR/AcrR family transcriptional regulator, producing the protein MAKKDQDARERIIKAATEILNEVSDIDTITVRQIAERAGVGTGSINYHFNSKDNLLSLAVGDVLAKMATGFLTENNGSSEEPVQKLKAMLKELSSVAVANKKLIQFMLTQGVLNGDMHAPLYLIPVLKEIFGAEKEEIELRVIALQILHPLQVAGIAPAEFRMYSGIDLYDTQSRNKFIDMLIDNIIGTQRRKPNENSNDN; encoded by the coding sequence ATGGCAAAGAAAGATCAGGATGCAAGGGAGCGCATTATCAAAGCGGCAACAGAAATATTAAACGAGGTTTCCGATATAGATACCATTACCGTCCGGCAAATTGCAGAGCGGGCGGGTGTCGGAACCGGGTCTATAAACTACCATTTTAACTCGAAGGACAATTTATTGAGTCTGGCCGTTGGTGATGTCTTGGCGAAAATGGCAACGGGTTTCCTAACGGAAAATAATGGCTCAAGCGAGGAGCCCGTACAAAAATTAAAGGCTATGTTGAAAGAGCTTAGTAGTGTCGCGGTGGCAAATAAAAAGCTCATTCAATTCATGTTGACGCAAGGAGTCTTAAATGGCGATATGCACGCCCCCCTCTATTTGATCCCTGTACTAAAAGAAATTTTTGGGGCCGAAAAAGAAGAAATTGAATTGCGGGTAATAGCCTTGCAAATTCTGCATCCCTTGCAGGTGGCCGGTATTGCTCCGGCGGAGTTTCGTATGTACAGTGGAATTGATTTGTACGATACGCAATCAAGAAACAAGTTTATTGATATGCTGATAGATAATATCATCGGCACACAAAGGAGAAAACCAAATGAAAATAGCAACGATAATTAG
- the istA gene encoding IS21 family transposase — protein sequence MFKKTKVRSILELLGKNLSAREVSKVLGVSRNTVAEVQALFLQSGRSWDDISEWDDDRLYGLFYPDKFKYKPRYAPVDYSYVHKELKKTGVTEKLLWEEYCARCEKDGARACSYITFAKNYKKFTADKNYTSHIEHKPGLEIEVDWSGPAMSYTEPDTGERITAYLFVATMPYSQISYVEAAASMDEKAWLSCHVNMFRFFGGTPVKVVCDNLKTGVTSHPKRGEIILNEAYLSLGEYYSVAIMPTGVKKPKQKASVEGSVGKIATAVIAKLRNDTFPSLAALNAGIRKAVKEFNDKPFQKRPGSRRSIFETEEKPYLRALPLIPYEVCEWSYGHKVGSNSHIWWNKGQYSVPYRYIGYKVDIKFNSHLVFIYYNRTEIAKHPILSKHMTNGMRTEQAHLPLPLKKNLSVEDLCDKARETGPKTFEVIRRMFDEAKVKEQPMQTARAILSIADIYTPEVLEKACDKALRQYHMPYYKTIYSHARSINSAKELTEFKENNQKFGIVRGADYYKKRRDDK from the coding sequence ATGTTTAAGAAGACAAAAGTCAGAAGCATTCTCGAACTTCTGGGAAAAAATCTAAGCGCAAGGGAGGTATCAAAAGTTTTAGGTGTATCCAGAAACACCGTCGCCGAAGTTCAGGCATTGTTTTTACAGTCAGGCAGATCGTGGGATGATATTTCTGAATGGGATGACGACAGACTCTATGGACTGTTTTATCCGGATAAGTTTAAATATAAGCCCAGATATGCACCGGTTGATTATTCTTACGTCCATAAGGAATTAAAGAAGACAGGCGTCACAGAGAAGCTCCTTTGGGAAGAATACTGTGCCAGATGTGAGAAAGACGGGGCACGTGCATGTTCTTATATAACATTTGCTAAAAATTATAAGAAATTTACGGCAGATAAAAACTATACGAGCCACATAGAACACAAACCCGGATTAGAGATTGAAGTTGACTGGTCCGGCCCTGCAATGAGCTATACGGAGCCGGATACCGGGGAACGTATAACAGCATACCTGTTTGTTGCAACTATGCCCTACAGCCAGATAAGCTATGTGGAAGCCGCAGCCAGTATGGATGAAAAAGCATGGCTTTCCTGTCATGTAAACATGTTCCGGTTTTTTGGCGGGACACCGGTAAAAGTTGTCTGTGATAACTTAAAAACCGGAGTGACCTCACATCCTAAAAGAGGTGAGATCATACTAAATGAGGCGTATCTTTCGCTTGGCGAGTATTATTCCGTAGCTATCATGCCAACAGGCGTCAAAAAGCCAAAGCAGAAAGCAAGTGTGGAAGGGAGTGTGGGTAAGATTGCCACGGCTGTTATCGCAAAACTCAGAAATGATACCTTCCCATCATTAGCCGCATTAAATGCCGGAATCCGAAAAGCGGTAAAAGAATTCAATGACAAGCCTTTCCAGAAGCGCCCCGGAAGCCGCCGGAGCATCTTTGAAACGGAAGAAAAACCATACTTGAGAGCCCTGCCGCTTATTCCCTATGAAGTCTGTGAATGGTCTTATGGGCATAAAGTCGGCAGCAACTCTCATATATGGTGGAACAAAGGTCAGTATTCCGTTCCATACAGGTATATCGGATACAAGGTGGATATCAAATTTAACAGCCATCTTGTATTTATCTATTATAACAGAACAGAGATAGCAAAGCATCCGATACTTTCCAAACATATGACAAACGGTATGCGGACAGAGCAAGCCCATCTTCCTTTGCCGCTCAAAAAAAATCTGTCAGTGGAAGATCTCTGTGACAAAGCAAGGGAAACAGGCCCCAAAACATTTGAGGTAATCCGCAGGATGTTTGACGAGGCAAAAGTGAAAGAACAACCCATGCAGACAGCAAGAGCCATACTTTCCATAGCGGATATCTATACACCGGAAGTCCTTGAAAAAGCATGTGATAAAGCGCTCAGGCAATACCATATGCCTTATTATAAGACTATATATTCCCATGCCAGGAGCATAAACAGTGCAAAAGAACTCACAGAGTTCAAGGAAAACAATCAGAAATTCGGAATTGTCAGAGGCGCAGATTATTACAAAAAAAGGAGAGACGACAAATGA
- a CDS encoding serine protease, with product MSIIPNNFVNAVVAIGVEQQCNGYIEKLWIGTGFLVSMQEPNNIQTSTIYLITNKHVLNGKNTVYVRFNSISGTFVKDYEIQLIDGLGRKTYTEHPDAEVDIIAIQLNPQCLINDSSIWGAINIETESLDVYTMKMQGIDEGWLVYALGFPMNLVSDFKTPICRMGCISRLTDAFVQPEKAKYFLVDAQAFPGNSGGPIISKPENIFTTIGVNYMPAKLLGVLSAYIPYRDVLISQQTQETKMVQTENSGLTIVYPVDRIKEVVLLDWNRHREGVINTFGTYIAENTEKGQISNSN from the coding sequence ATGTCGATAATACCTAATAATTTTGTTAATGCTGTTGTAGCAATAGGTGTAGAACAACAATGTAATGGATATATAGAAAAATTGTGGATTGGAACAGGTTTTTTAGTAAGTATGCAAGAGCCTAATAATATACAAACATCAACGATTTATTTGATTACCAATAAGCATGTTTTAAATGGCAAGAATACGGTTTACGTTAGATTTAATAGTATATCAGGAACTTTTGTTAAAGACTATGAAATTCAATTAATAGATGGCTTGGGAAGAAAAACATATACAGAACATCCGGATGCCGAAGTTGATATTATTGCAATACAATTGAATCCACAGTGTTTAATTAATGATAGCTCTATTTGGGGTGCAATAAACATTGAGACAGAATCGTTAGATGTATATACAATGAAAATGCAGGGAATAGATGAGGGCTGGTTGGTATATGCACTTGGTTTTCCGATGAATTTAGTGAGTGACTTCAAGACACCTATATGCAGAATGGGATGCATATCCAGATTAACAGATGCATTTGTGCAACCAGAAAAAGCAAAATACTTTTTAGTTGATGCGCAGGCATTTCCTGGTAATTCTGGTGGACCTATAATAAGTAAACCTGAAAATATATTTACGACAATAGGAGTAAATTATATGCCGGCAAAATTGCTAGGGGTGTTAAGTGCATATATTCCCTATAGAGATGTCCTAATTAGTCAGCAAACTCAGGAGACTAAAATGGTACAGACCGAAAATAGCGGACTGACCATAGTTTATCCGGTGGATAGGATAAAGGAAGTTGTTCTTTTAGATTGGAACAGGCATAGAGAGGGTGTTATAAATACTTTTGGTACATATATTGCTGAAAATACTGAAAAAGGACAAATTTCAAATAGTAATTAA
- a CDS encoding helix-turn-helix transcriptional regulator — protein sequence MYQYDKRLDFHALGREIKRKREEKGWTQDYLSQLVNRTPRSIMYIENRGQHPSLNTFYQLVTLLDISVDQFFFPDKLNGESTCRKQIDVMLNSMDEKELIVMESTAEGLRKARGTEEA from the coding sequence ATGTACCAATATGACAAGCGCCTTGACTTCCACGCCCTGGGTAGGGAGATCAAGCGCAAAAGAGAAGAAAAGGGCTGGACGCAGGACTATTTGTCCCAGCTTGTAAACCGTACCCCGCGCTCCATCATGTATATTGAGAACCGGGGACAGCATCCCAGCCTGAACACGTTTTACCAGCTTGTCACCCTGCTGGACATTTCCGTGGATCAATTCTTTTTCCCGGATAAGCTGAACGGCGAAAGCACCTGTCGCAAGCAGATCGATGTCATGCTCAATTCAATGGACGAAAAAGAGCTCATAGTCATGGAAAGCACCGCAGAGGGACTCAGAAAAGCCCGGGGAACGGAGGAAGCGTAA
- the pglZ gene encoding BREX-1 system phosphatase PglZ type A produces MDSEKVIQDLNQRFAQPLPEFYKRRIIFWCDEEREFEDKLDEIVLRDAKLIALTGTNYFAVKKLLGVEDPTGNYVVYCPLSYEKPEDDWLLDIRLYSEEYRADLISNWMDEMGLPQTAALRKQVKEYRKFFKAAVRREKIAKQKNIPSVPRQLDMAVMGVLAGIVDVTPYAIIKKVLCAGLDTGTNSMYCGFADYGIDKAFWNMVQKGTGYVADIPNLGHLAAHILLTSATRTMQPEYLSKWKDVVSEAHQAYCYDFVSEWLHSTDADQLREIVIRIEEELKLSEQFMKLDVADLVNTETFPCIHELILIKLMTEIADSIIDVNIIRETVEKRRTCVWYEEVKDFYEGILQVANMQDFFKEHTTGFHSAQAVKVWKEYTTEYYKMDTYYRLFHRSYGRSLKTYHAKLHDLFSHIMEKAEGLYKNWFLGQLGENWSKVCAEEMERYGKILEVPQQTDFYKSKVKNADNRVFVIISDALRYEVAVDLAEQLRRETKSQVDLSSMQSIFPTITKFGMAALLPHEKLSVKFQGNIVDVFADGKSTESHDRDRILKSDREDSVALKYTDLVTAKRQERSAWVKSKNVVYIYHDTIDEASHTSDTLVFPACDDAMEELKNIVRIITSDFGGIYIMITADHGFLYTYSPLTEDDKADNAGFKNRIIEYGRRYAIMMKDSKPEYLQYVKFLDGNTDYEAYAPKENVRIKMNGGGLNYVHGGISLQELCVPLIEYHFLRNQSKEYQRNKEAYDTKPVEISLLSATHKISNMIFSLNFYQKEAVGDNRTAAVYQIYFTDGKGKQISDVQKIIADKTSENGQERTFRCSFNLKSLKYDNKEIYYLVIAEEGGEIKAQEEFQIDIALAVDDFDFFG; encoded by the coding sequence ATGGATTCGGAAAAAGTGATACAGGATTTGAACCAGCGTTTTGCGCAGCCCTTACCGGAATTTTATAAACGTAGAATTATATTCTGGTGCGATGAGGAACGGGAATTTGAAGACAAGTTGGATGAAATTGTCTTGCGTGATGCGAAGTTGATTGCGCTTACGGGGACAAATTATTTTGCTGTGAAGAAATTGTTAGGAGTGGAAGATCCCACAGGTAATTATGTGGTTTATTGTCCTTTATCCTATGAGAAACCGGAAGATGACTGGCTTTTGGATATCAGGCTGTACAGCGAGGAGTATCGGGCTGATTTGATTTCAAATTGGATGGATGAAATGGGACTTCCGCAGACAGCAGCACTTAGGAAGCAAGTGAAAGAGTATCGTAAGTTTTTTAAGGCGGCTGTCCGCAGGGAAAAGATTGCAAAGCAGAAGAATATTCCATCTGTGCCAAGACAGCTTGATATGGCTGTTATGGGAGTACTGGCTGGCATTGTAGATGTGACACCGTATGCCATTATAAAGAAAGTGCTTTGTGCCGGATTAGATACCGGGACAAATAGTATGTACTGCGGCTTTGCGGACTATGGAATAGATAAAGCCTTTTGGAATATGGTACAGAAAGGTACAGGTTATGTGGCGGATATTCCGAATTTGGGACATTTGGCAGCACATATTTTATTAACCAGCGCAACCCGTACCATGCAGCCGGAATACCTGTCAAAATGGAAAGATGTTGTATCGGAAGCGCATCAGGCATATTGCTATGATTTTGTATCAGAGTGGCTGCATAGTACAGATGCAGATCAACTGCGTGAGATTGTAATAAGAATTGAGGAGGAATTAAAACTCTCAGAGCAATTTATGAAACTGGATGTGGCAGACCTTGTCAATACAGAAACTTTTCCCTGTATTCATGAGTTGATTTTAATAAAGCTGATGACAGAAATTGCAGACAGTATTATAGATGTAAATATAATCAGGGAGACAGTGGAAAAACGGCGTACTTGCGTGTGGTATGAGGAAGTGAAAGACTTTTATGAGGGCATCTTGCAAGTTGCGAATATGCAGGATTTTTTCAAGGAACATACTACTGGTTTCCATTCAGCTCAGGCAGTGAAAGTCTGGAAAGAATATACCACAGAATATTACAAGATGGATACTTATTACCGCTTGTTTCATAGAAGTTATGGCAGGAGCCTGAAAACGTATCATGCGAAACTTCACGACCTTTTCAGCCATATAATGGAAAAAGCAGAAGGGCTGTATAAAAACTGGTTTTTAGGACAACTGGGAGAAAACTGGTCAAAAGTATGTGCGGAAGAAATGGAAAGATATGGAAAGATACTGGAAGTTCCACAACAGACGGATTTCTATAAGAGTAAGGTAAAGAATGCGGATAATAGAGTGTTTGTCATTATTTCGGATGCATTGCGGTATGAAGTCGCAGTTGACCTTGCAGAGCAATTGCGCAGAGAGACAAAAAGTCAGGTGGATTTAAGCAGTATGCAGAGCATTTTTCCTACCATTACAAAGTTTGGAATGGCTGCATTGCTTCCACACGAAAAGCTGTCTGTAAAGTTTCAGGGGAATATCGTTGATGTGTTTGCAGATGGAAAGAGTACAGAGAGCCATGACAGGGATAGGATATTAAAGTCTGATAGGGAAGACAGTGTTGCGTTAAAATATACAGATCTGGTAACTGCAAAAAGACAGGAGCGGAGTGCATGGGTTAAGTCGAAGAACGTGGTATACATCTATCATGATACAATTGATGAAGCCAGTCACACTTCAGACACACTTGTTTTCCCCGCCTGTGATGATGCAATGGAAGAGTTAAAAAACATTGTGCGGATTATTACGAGTGACTTTGGCGGGATATACATCATGATTACGGCAGATCATGGATTCCTATATACATATAGTCCTTTGACTGAGGATGACAAGGCAGATAATGCGGGATTTAAAAATCGTATCATAGAGTATGGCAGACGTTATGCAATTATGATGAAAGACTCAAAGCCGGAATATTTACAATATGTAAAATTTCTTGATGGAAATACGGATTATGAGGCATATGCTCCCAAGGAAAATGTCCGAATCAAAATGAATGGCGGCGGATTGAATTATGTTCATGGAGGTATTAGTTTGCAGGAATTGTGTGTTCCTCTGATAGAATATCATTTTTTGAGAAATCAATCCAAGGAATATCAGCGCAATAAGGAGGCATACGATACAAAGCCCGTGGAAATAAGCCTGCTTTCTGCAACACATAAAATTAGCAATATGATTTTCTCACTGAATTTTTATCAGAAGGAAGCAGTGGGAGATAACAGAACGGCGGCTGTTTATCAGATATATTTTACGGATGGTAAAGGAAAACAGATCAGTGACGTTCAGAAAATTATTGCGGATAAGACCAGTGAAAATGGACAGGAACGCACATTCCGGTGCAGTTTTAACCTAAAGTCGCTGAAATATGATAACAAAGAAATTTATTATCTTGTGATTGCTGAAGAAGGTGGAGAGATAAAAGCACAGGAAGAATTTCAAATAGACATTGCTCTGGCAGTGGATGATTTTGATTTCTTCGGATAG
- a CDS encoding PDDEXK nuclease domain-containing protein, with the protein MDGKNEIIEMNQSLDMLIEESIELIQYARQITAKQVNLVQLMTYYSLGKWIVEEQQEGEERAKYGKQVLKKLSESLTKEFGRGFSETNLEYARKFYLTYADRISQTLFEEFAVKKSQTVIEELNEEQPFIVSWSHYLQLMRIENVDERKFYEIESAKSGWGIRTLQRQYNSSLYERLALSRDKDEVMRLAKEGNVITKPQDIVKQPTVLEFLGLDEKAKYVESDLETAIINKLQKFLLELGKGYLFEARQKRFTFKEDNYYVDLVFYNRLLRCYVLIDLKIDKLTHQDLGQMLMYVHYYDRYEKLPEENPTVGILLCKEKDDALVEITLPDDSNIYASEYQLYLPDKKELQKKLKEWIDEGTDL; encoded by the coding sequence ATGGATGGCAAAAATGAAATAATTGAAATGAATCAGTCTTTAGATATGTTGATTGAGGAGTCCATTGAATTAATCCAATATGCAAGGCAGATTACCGCAAAACAGGTAAATTTGGTGCAATTAATGACTTATTACTCGTTGGGAAAATGGATTGTTGAGGAACAGCAAGAAGGAGAAGAACGGGCGAAATATGGAAAGCAGGTTTTGAAAAAATTATCAGAAAGTCTTACAAAAGAATTTGGTAGGGGATTTTCTGAAACGAACTTGGAATATGCCAGAAAATTTTATCTCACATATGCAGATCGAATTTCCCAGACACTGTTTGAGGAATTTGCAGTTAAAAAATCCCAAACAGTGATTGAGGAATTGAATGAGGAACAACCTTTTATTGTTTCATGGTCGCATTATCTGCAACTAATGCGAATTGAAAATGTGGATGAACGAAAATTTTATGAGATAGAATCAGCAAAATCCGGTTGGGGGATACGTACATTGCAGAGGCAGTATAATTCAAGCCTATATGAAAGGTTGGCTTTGAGCCGGGACAAGGATGAAGTAATGAGACTGGCAAAAGAGGGCAATGTCATTACAAAACCGCAGGACATTGTGAAACAGCCCACAGTGCTTGAATTTCTTGGGTTAGATGAAAAAGCAAAATACGTGGAATCTGATTTGGAGACTGCAATTATCAATAAATTACAAAAATTTTTGCTGGAATTAGGAAAAGGTTACTTATTTGAAGCAAGGCAGAAGCGGTTTACATTTAAGGAAGATAACTATTATGTTGATCTTGTGTTTTATAACAGACTATTACGGTGCTATGTATTGATAGACTTGAAGATTGATAAATTGACGCATCAGGACTTGGGGCAGATGTTGATGTATGTGCATTATTATGACAGATATGAAAAGCTGCCCGAGGAAAATCCAACAGTAGGAATTCTATTATGCAAGGAAAAGGATGATGCACTTGTAGAAATTACGTTACCAGACGATTCCAATATTTATGCATCAGAGTATCAGTTGTATTTGCCGGATAAGAAGGAACTTCAGAAAAAATTGAAAGAATGGATAGATGAAGGGACGGATTTGTAG
- a CDS encoding CDP-alcohol phosphatidyltransferase family protein — translation MKQLPNILSCCRIILSLYLFTVYQTKPWFLILYTACGLTDIADGYIARKSHNVTALGARLDSLADLVFSMAILYLTCVRVQSVWGQNFIIGAMLILGTRIVNVLITRLKFKQWNVIHTIANKATGLILFSILPVYYVLGFVPAVVIITFLIVALLSSLEETGILLLAEYYDVNRKSLFVPY, via the coding sequence TTGAAGCAGTTACCAAATATCCTGTCATGCTGTCGGATAATTCTTTCGCTCTATCTGTTCACAGTTTACCAGACAAAGCCGTGGTTTTTGATCCTCTATACGGCGTGTGGCTTAACAGATATTGCGGATGGCTATATTGCCCGAAAATCTCATAATGTAACGGCATTGGGGGCAAGGTTGGACAGTTTAGCGGATTTAGTATTTTCAATGGCTATTCTTTACCTGACCTGCGTTCGAGTCCAGTCAGTATGGGGGCAAAATTTTATAATTGGTGCGATGCTTATTCTTGGCACACGAATTGTAAATGTGCTCATTACAAGGCTCAAGTTCAAGCAGTGGAACGTGATACACACCATCGCCAATAAAGCAACTGGGCTCATTTTGTTTTCGATATTGCCGGTTTACTATGTTTTAGGGTTTGTACCTGCCGTTGTGATTATTACATTTTTAATAGTGGCTTTACTGTCATCATTGGAGGAAACAGGTATCTTACTACTTGCGGAATACTATGATGTTAATCGGAAAAGTCTCTTTGTGCCATATTGA
- a CDS encoding ATP-binding protein, with the protein MNIEIKKSLSVLELSDLARIIEMQEKDIKLVDLSYEKRLELLLETLIQERENRLINRLIRNAYFKYPSASLESLDYDSRQIKKSTILNLATMGFVSNATNLVITGPTGAGKTYLACALGVEACRQTYRVLYIRMPDLMRNFENQNDNLRELTKYRKRIGNYQILILDEWLNYKISEKDAKNLYELFEQRSGNHSTVFVGQYPVDEWHGRLGGGTQADSIMDRIIHNAYEIPTNETNLRKLYDSKKLKKLVDEIES; encoded by the coding sequence ATGAACATTGAAATAAAAAAGAGTTTATCGGTATTAGAATTAAGCGACCTTGCAAGAATCATAGAAATGCAGGAAAAAGATATAAAACTTGTGGATCTAAGCTACGAAAAGCGTTTGGAACTGCTTCTGGAAACACTGATACAGGAACGGGAGAACAGGCTCATAAACAGACTGATCAGGAATGCTTACTTTAAATATCCTAGCGCAAGCTTGGAATCATTGGATTACGATTCCAGACAGATAAAAAAGTCCACGATCCTGAATCTGGCCACAATGGGATTTGTTTCCAATGCAACAAATCTTGTCATCACAGGACCGACCGGCGCTGGAAAGACTTACCTTGCATGCGCCCTTGGCGTGGAAGCGTGCAGACAAACTTACAGGGTTTTGTATATCAGGATGCCTGACCTGATGCGTAACTTTGAGAATCAGAACGACAACCTCAGGGAGCTTACAAAATACAGGAAAAGGATCGGCAACTATCAGATCCTTATCCTTGATGAGTGGCTTAATTACAAAATTTCCGAAAAAGACGCCAAGAACCTCTATGAGCTGTTTGAACAGCGCAGCGGGAATCATTCCACCGTCTTTGTCGGACAGTATCCTGTCGATGAATGGCATGGCAGGCTCGGCGGCGGAACGCAGGCAGATTCCATCATGGACAGGATTATCCATAATGCCTATGAAATCCCTACAAATGAAACAAACCTGAGAAAGCTGTATGATTCAAAGAAACTGAAAAAGCTTGTTGACGAAATAGAATCATGA